A stretch of DNA from Nitrospirota bacterium:
GTGAGTTCACGGTGGGCTTGCGCGAATTTCTTGGCTAATTCCCGCTTGGTCTTGACAAACTTCAAGCTCGATACCAGAACGGTGATGCTTTCGCGCGACTGTTCGATGAGCACCTTGCCTCCGGCTTCGCGTTCCAGGCGTGAGACCCAGGGTTCGACCGTCCAGACCGCATCGACTTTTTTCTGCTGAAACAGGATGAGCTGATCCGGGTTGGGAGTGGGGATGATAGAGGCCTCTCCACCTGTCTGTGTGATCTTCACACCCCCAGTGGCCAGCCAGGCCCGGCATGCGATGTCCTGGGTATTGCCGAGTTGCGGGGTGGCAATCCTCTTCCCGCGAAAATCTGAGGGTTGTTGTAATCCGGCGTCTGGTTGAACCACTAGTGCTGCGCCGCCCGCTACTGCACCCGCAATGATTCGAGCTTCCTCGCCGTTGGATTTGGCATAGACATTCAATGCCGGACTAGGGCCCACATAGGTCAGATCAATAGAATCCGCCAGTATCGCTTCCATGGCAC
This window harbors:
- a CDS encoding aliphatic sulfonate ABC transporter substrate-binding protein; its protein translation is MNIPLVLILGIWAFVSAASVVTAEDTIRVGHFPNITHVQGLVAQHLSRTGRGWFEQRLGADVKIEWYIYNAGPSAMEAILADSIDLTYVGPSPALNVYAKSNGEEARIIAGAVAGGAALVVQPDAGLQQPSDFRGKRIATPQLGNTQDIACRAWLATGGVKITQTGGEASIIPTPNPDQLILFQQKKVDAVWTVEPWVSRLEREAGGKVLIEQSRESITVLVSSLKFVKTKRELAKKFAQAHRELTEWILAHPDEAKQMVRQELAAETRAEAPADLIAQAWKRLVLTTDVSPDEYQHFISNAQRAGFMRTAPDLSRLIERLN